The nucleotide window AGCAAATTTGTACAATAACAGATTTGCTTTTTTTATGCTGATTTTTAAAATACAAGTAACTCCATGTTATTGAGTGTTTTGAAATCAGATTTCATTTTGCAGGCAATGAAAACGTCCGTCAATACTATCTTTTTTGAAATATTTGCCTCCATTGATAGTTCTGATTTTTGAATTATTTCGTAAGTTCGCGGACTTAGAAAAATGAACTAAGTAATCATGAAAAACAAATTATCAATTGTGCTTTCACTCAGTATTGCACTTTCTACCACTTCTTGTGCAACCATTTTTACAGGAACCCGGGATCCGATAACTTTTTCTTCCAATCCTGAAGGGGCAAAAGTATTTCACAAAGGAATTGAAAAATGTACCACACCTTGTACAGTTAAGATCCCAAGATCTCTGAGTAAGCAGACCGTTACATTCGAAAAAGAAGGATTTGCGAAGAAAGAAGTAAAACTTACGAAAAATTTTAATGCTGTAACTTTATTGAATATTATTCTTGGAGGAGCAATAGGTGTTGGAATTGATGCTGCAACAGGATCACTGACCAAGTATTCTCCAAAAAAATATGATGTTGAGCTGGAAGCTAAACCATAATTGATTTAGGTAAAAAATAAAGGCAAATCAGTTTATGAATTTGCCTTTTTATGTTTATTTCAAAATCTCTTTCAAAAACATCAGAGTATGATTCCATGCTCTTTTAGCCATTGTTGCATTGTAATCCGGTGATTTCGGATCTGTAAAGGTATGTTTGGAGTGCGCATAGGTGATGATTTGCCAGTCGGCGTTTCCATCATTCATTTCTTTGATGAGGTTATTGTAATCATCAGGCGTAACGCTTTTATCATCTGCCGGGTTTTCAACAAGAATTTTAGCCGTTAAAGCTTCATTTTTTCTGGTCTGATCCTTTGCCAGGCTTCCGTGGATAGACACCACACCCGCTACAGGAAGATGGCCTCTTGCAGATTCCAATGCTCCTGTACCTCCGAAGCAATATCCGATTACAGCAATCTTGTCAGAAACAGCCCCGTTTTTCTTAAGCTGTTCTAATGCCAGAGATATTCTTTTCTGATATTCCTGATAATTCTGTTTGTAATATCCTGAAGTTTTTGCAGCAGATTCATTGTCTGCAGGAATCTTTCCCTCACCATAAATATCAGCGATGAAAGCAATATAACCTTGCTTTTCGAGTTCAATAGCGGCTGTTTTAGCCTCTTCATCAATACCTTTCCAGGCTGGAAGGATCAAAACTCCCGGAAGCTTTTTTCCGGCATTGGAGGTAATGAGACCATTTAATTTCTGTGAACCGTCCTGATAGGAAACAGATTTAAGTTTCTGACTGAAAAGGGTTCCTGAAGCCATAATCATTGCGGTTAATAAGATGGAACGTATCATATTTTGTAATTTATTTTAATACAAACTACACTAATCCTTTTTCACAAATACAACAAATAACAATTGTAATTTGTGTAGTAATTTGTGATATTAGTGTTTAAAGAAAACCTTATCGAAATTAATAAAAATAACTCAGAAAGAATATTAATAGAATATTATTTAAATCATTTCAGAAATTATCTGATGTTGTAAGCTTTACTCAGGTCTGTAAAACTGGTATTGCTCATTTTCATAATAGGCATTGATGTGCTGTAAACCGTTTGTTAAAATAATTTCCTTTGCTCCTATAATTGAATTGTATCTGGCGGTTTGCTCAAATGTTTTTTCCGTTAATTTGATTTGCGGAGCTTTGCATTCGATCAGGATTACAGGTTCAGTTTTCTCAGTGATAAGAAGGTCAATGCGTTTGGTAAGACCATTCAGGATAATCTTTTTTTCCGTGATCAGGGCAGAAGTAGAATAAGATTTTACAGTCAGGTAATAATGAATCCAATGCTGTCTGACCCATTCCTCAGGAGTGAGCAGAAGATAAGTTTTGCGGACCAAATCATAAATAAAAAACTTATCTTTGTCTTTCTTGAATTTAAAATCAAAAGTTTCCTGAAAATTCAGTTTTGGAAGTTCCATTAATAAGATGAAAGAATTAGATTTAATCCTCAAAAATATTAAAAATAAAGAAGTTTTACCTATTTATTTTTTCCACGGAGAAGAAGCCTACTTTATTGATGTTGCTGTAAAAGCCCTTGAACACAACTTTTTGGAAGAGGATGAAAAAGCCTTCAACCAAACCGTTACCTACGGAAAAGATACGACTTACCAGGAAGTTCTTTCCCTGGCAAGACAGTTTCCGATGATGGGAGACAAGCAGGTGATTATTGTAAAAGAAGCTCAGGATTTACGGTTTAACGAAGAGGAAAACAGAATTCTGGAATCGTATGTAGAGAACCCGGTACCTTCAACAGTATTGGTTTTCGCACATAAGCACAAAAAATTGGACAGCAGGAAAAAAGCAGCAAAAGCATTAGATAAAGCTAAAGCACTTTTCCTGAGCGAATCTGTAAAGGAAAGCAATCTTCCCAAATGGATTTCGGATGAATGTGCAAAGCTTAAGATCAATACCGCTCCCAATATTTCCCATCTTCTGGCAGAATATCTTGGAAACGACCTGTCCAGAATTGCCAATGAACTGAACAAGCTGAAGATGATCCTTAAAGAAGGAGAAATTCTTGACGGAACCATTGTTGAAAATCATATCGGGATCAGTAAAGAGTACAATATCTTTGAACTTCAGAAGGCTTTAGGAACCAAAAATGCCAATGCAGCTTTTAAAATTGCCCATTTTATGGGAAAGAACCCGAAGAATAATCCCTTTGTCATGATGCTGGCAAGCCTTTACAATTATTTTTCGAACGTTATTATTTATCAGACTATGGCCGGACAGTCTCCGCAGGCTATTGCTTCACAGATGGGCGTAAATCCTTATTTTATTAAAG belongs to Chryseobacterium gleum and includes:
- a CDS encoding dienelactone hydrolase family protein translates to MIRSILLTAMIMASGTLFSQKLKSVSYQDGSQKLNGLITSNAGKKLPGVLILPAWKGIDEEAKTAAIELEKQGYIAFIADIYGEGKIPADNESAAKTSGYYKQNYQEYQKRISLALEQLKKNGAVSDKIAVIGYCFGGTGALESARGHLPVAGVVSIHGSLAKDQTRKNEALTAKILVENPADDKSVTPDDYNNLIKEMNDGNADWQIITYAHSKHTFTDPKSPDYNATMAKRAWNHTLMFLKEILK
- the holA gene encoding DNA polymerase III subunit delta; the protein is MKELDLILKNIKNKEVLPIYFFHGEEAYFIDVAVKALEHNFLEEDEKAFNQTVTYGKDTTYQEVLSLARQFPMMGDKQVIIVKEAQDLRFNEEENRILESYVENPVPSTVLVFAHKHKKLDSRKKAAKALDKAKALFLSESVKESNLPKWISDECAKLKINTAPNISHLLAEYLGNDLSRIANELNKLKMILKEGEILDGTIVENHIGISKEYNIFELQKALGTKNANAAFKIAHFMGKNPKNNPFVMMLASLYNYFSNVIIYQTMAGQSPQAIASQMGVNPYFIKDYAESARLYPLKHATRVISILREFDMKGKGLGAVNMGDAELIRELVYKIINVDKIKMKV
- a CDS encoding PEGA domain-containing protein, translated to MKNKLSIVLSLSIALSTTSCATIFTGTRDPITFSSNPEGAKVFHKGIEKCTTPCTVKIPRSLSKQTVTFEKEGFAKKEVKLTKNFNAVTLLNIILGGAIGVGIDAATGSLTKYSPKKYDVELEAKP
- a CDS encoding type I restriction enzyme HsdR N-terminal domain-containing protein, with protein sequence MELPKLNFQETFDFKFKKDKDKFFIYDLVRKTYLLLTPEEWVRQHWIHYYLTVKSYSTSALITEKKIILNGLTKRIDLLITEKTEPVILIECKAPQIKLTEKTFEQTARYNSIIGAKEIILTNGLQHINAYYENEQYQFYRPE